DNA from Terriglobia bacterium:
GATTGAGCCGCCGATGGGCGAAATCTCGCAGGTCGCGAAGATTGACGACATGCTTGCTGCGTTCGAGAGCAAGGCCATTGAAACTCGACGCGACGCCGCAATTTTGGAGTCGAAAAGGCGCAACACCAAACTCAGCTGGCAGACCCACGCCGACAAGCTCAACCTCATCAAGGAGCAGGTCAATGAATTGGGCAAGAGGTTGACGGAGCTCGAAGGGATGAAGTCCGAGGCGACGTTGTTCCAGGAGAAAGCCATTGAAGCTGCCCGACCTCACCTTGAAGACATAGCTCAGCGTGTGGAGAACGCCATCAACTGGCTGAACGAAGACCGGCGAAGTATCTCGAACGCCGAGTACAGGGATAACTTGCATGGCATATGGAGCGATGCAGACCAGCTGTATCGGCACGTGGACACCATCATCGACTACCACGAAGCCCGGATGCGTATGCACGAACTCGCGGCGGAACCAGTAGCGCGTTAAGCGCCTCAGGCAACAACGAGGGTGGGTGTGCGGGACCCACACTCACCCCCTCAACCAAAATCAAAATTTAGGAAAGAACGGAATACGATCATGAAAAAGATTGCGATGTGGATGTTACTTCTTGCGCTTGCCTTACCGGTCAGCGCGCAACAAAAAGGCCAAGGTCGCTATGACCAGCAAATTCAAGCCAAGGCGTCAGAAGAGCTTGGAAAGCGTGACAAATTCAAAGATGTCACTACAACGGTAGAAGACGGCATTGTGACCTTGAAAGGCAGCGTAGAGCTTTACATCGACAAGGTCAATGCCGAGAAGCGGGTGCGCAAGATCCAGAACGTTGACGGTGTGCGCAACCACATTCAGGTTGCGAGCAGTGTTCACGATGAGATCCTGCGCGATCAGCTCTCGAACAAACTGCGCTACGACCGGGTTGGGTATGGGATTGTCTTTAACAATCTGACCTTGAGTGTCGAAAACGGGATTGCAACGGTCGGAGGCAAGGTGCGGGATTACCCGGACCGGGACTCAGCCATTGCCGTCGTGGAGACCACGCCCGGGGTGAAAGATGTGATCGATGAAATCGAGGTGGCACCCACTTCGAACTTCGATGACCGTCTGCGTATCGCGCTGGCTCGCGCTATCTATGGCAGCTCTTCACTGCAGAAGTACGCCATTGATCCACAGGCGCCGATTCGCATTGTGGTAGAAAACGGCAATGTCGAGCTTCACGGTGTTGTCGATAGCAAATTGGATAAGCAGATGGCCCACACACAGGCCAGCTCTGTCCCAGGAGTGTTCAGCGTAAAGAACAATCTGCTGGTGGCTTCGGAGATGAGCCGCTGACCCGAGCCGGGCCCCACTCTTCTGTTTGTGGGGCCTGGATTTCTGAAGGAGGACATGGCAATGAAATGGTCTTGAAAGATCGGCGCGTTTGCTGGAATTGCGGTTTACATAAACACGACATTTGTTCTTCTCTTGGGCTGGATTGCTTTCAGTCACTGGATGCAGTACCAAAGCCTGTCCCGGCATTGACGGGCGTGCTGCTGGGATTTGTGCCTGCAATCAGAAGCGTAGA
Protein-coding regions in this window:
- a CDS encoding BON domain-containing protein; protein product: MKKIAMWMLLLALALPVSAQQKGQGRYDQQIQAKASEELGKRDKFKDVTTTVEDGIVTLKGSVELYIDKVNAEKRVRKIQNVDGVRNHIQVASSVHDEILRDQLSNKLRYDRVGYGIVFNNLTLSVENGIATVGGKVRDYPDRDSAIAVVETTPGVKDVIDEIEVAPTSNFDDRLRIALARAIYGSSSLQKYAIDPQAPIRIVVENGNVELHGVVDSKLDKQMAHTQASSVPGVFSVKNNLLVASEMSR